A DNA window from Impatiens glandulifera chromosome 7, dImpGla2.1, whole genome shotgun sequence contains the following coding sequences:
- the LOC124910827 gene encoding uncharacterized protein LOC124910827, producing MGGGGDHGHHADAAHGGDFRTKVWSMTGGPYCRPKHWKRNTAIAMFGIFLTCIPIAMVSAKLEQRPHHPVRPIPSQLWCKNFGKKDYN from the exons atgggcGGAGGAGGAGATCACGGTCATCACGCAGATGCGGCTCACGGCGGCGATTTCAGGACCAAAGTATGGAGCATGACTGGTGGCCCTTATTGTAGGCCCAAGCACTGGAAGCGCAACACCGCTATTGCCATGTTTGGTATCTTTCTCACCTGCATCCCCATCGCTATGGTATCCGCAAAGCTCGAG CAACGGCCACACCATCCAGTTCGTCCCATACCATCTCAGCTCTGGTGCAAAAATTTTGGGAAAAAAGATTATAATTGA